Proteins encoded by one window of Myxococcus guangdongensis:
- a CDS encoding metallophosphoesterase family protein, with protein MAAVGDLHCREDQHGRFRHLVKQVNATADLLVLCGDLTDRGMVEEGKVLAEDLSALRVPCAAVLGNHDYEQGHVKDICAELSKAGVHILDGDHFIFEKVLGVAGVKGFGGGYGNATLQAFGEGQTKAFVQEAVTESLKLEAALSHLDTPRKVIIMHYAPIPETLEGENIEIRPFLGTSRLAMPIDHYGAEAVFHGHAHHGSLQGKTKSGIPVFNVAMPLLTKHTPDQRYMLLEV; from the coding sequence TTGGCGGCGGTCGGTGACCTTCACTGTCGTGAGGACCAGCACGGCCGGTTCCGGCACCTCGTCAAACAGGTGAACGCGACGGCGGACCTGCTGGTGCTGTGCGGCGACCTCACGGACCGCGGCATGGTGGAGGAGGGCAAGGTGCTCGCCGAGGACCTGTCCGCGCTGCGCGTGCCGTGCGCGGCGGTGCTCGGCAACCACGACTACGAGCAGGGCCACGTGAAGGACATCTGCGCGGAGCTGTCCAAGGCCGGCGTGCACATCCTCGACGGGGACCACTTCATCTTCGAGAAGGTGCTCGGCGTGGCCGGGGTGAAGGGCTTCGGCGGCGGCTACGGCAACGCCACGCTGCAGGCCTTCGGTGAAGGGCAGACGAAGGCCTTCGTGCAGGAGGCGGTGACGGAGTCGCTCAAGCTGGAGGCGGCGCTGAGCCACCTGGACACGCCGCGCAAGGTCATCATCATGCACTACGCCCCGATTCCGGAGACGCTGGAGGGGGAGAACATCGAGATCCGCCCCTTCCTCGGCACCAGCCGTCTGGCGATGCCCATCGACCACTACGGCGCGGAGGCGGTCTTCCACGGACACGCGCACCACGGCTCGCTGCAGGGCAAGACGAAGAGCGGCATCCCCGTCTTCAACGTCGCCATGCCCCTGCTCACGAAGCACACGCCGGACCAGCGCTACATGCTGCTGGAGGTGTAG
- a CDS encoding nucleotidyltransferase: MGTDAALAERERSSDELNARARAVGLLRDAGVPFVVGGAYAYATYTGIYRDTKDLDLFPRKADAARALEVLEKDGWRTERTDEVWLYKAFKGEYFVDFIFSSGNGVAVVDDEWFEHARTSTIFGHECLVAPAEEMIWSKAFVAERERFDGADVNHLILKAGQQMDWERLMRRFDRYWEVLLSHVMMFRFAYPSERDVIPEWVLAELMRRTLDSMRDGGWEQKLCRGNLVSKVNYHVDIHHWGFGDGRAWDENERRQGGARGEGPELEDSIGGGR, encoded by the coding sequence ATGGGCACCGACGCGGCGCTGGCCGAGCGCGAGCGCAGCTCGGACGAGCTCAACGCCCGAGCGCGCGCGGTGGGGTTGCTGCGTGATGCGGGGGTGCCCTTCGTGGTGGGCGGTGCGTACGCGTATGCCACCTATACCGGCATCTACCGGGACACGAAGGACCTGGACTTGTTCCCCCGCAAGGCGGACGCGGCGCGCGCGCTAGAGGTCCTGGAGAAGGACGGCTGGCGCACCGAGCGCACCGACGAGGTGTGGCTCTACAAGGCCTTCAAGGGGGAGTACTTCGTCGACTTCATCTTCTCGTCCGGCAACGGCGTGGCGGTGGTGGACGACGAGTGGTTCGAGCACGCGCGCACCTCCACCATCTTCGGCCACGAGTGCCTGGTCGCGCCCGCCGAGGAGATGATCTGGTCCAAGGCGTTCGTCGCGGAGCGCGAGCGCTTCGACGGCGCGGACGTCAACCACCTCATCCTCAAGGCGGGGCAGCAGATGGACTGGGAGCGGCTGATGCGCCGCTTCGACCGGTACTGGGAGGTGCTGCTCAGCCACGTGATGATGTTCCGCTTCGCCTATCCCTCGGAGAGGGATGTCATCCCCGAATGGGTGCTGGCGGAGCTGATGCGGCGCACGCTGGACAGCATGCGCGACGGCGGCTGGGAGCAGAAGCTGTGTCGGGGCAACCTCGTCTCCAAGGTGAACTACCACGTGGACATCCACCACTGGGGGTTCGGGGACGGGCGGGCCTGGGACGAGAACGAACGACGACAGGGGGGCGCGCGTGGCGAGGGACCCGAGCTCGAAGATTCGATTGGCGGCGGTCGGTGA
- a CDS encoding RNA polymerase sigma factor, with product MTAPRQPALRVIQGGPLPDRRDFLRELYTRYGGSVMGRCRYLLKDAAKAEDAMHDVFARALSHADDFRADASPLTWLMKIATHHCLNQLRSERAGWRQWFERDAAARSEGHGGDGEMETRDLVRRLLSKVDEETQAAVVHYHVDGMTLEEVAALLGRSVPTIRKRLERFAELGGEELRVR from the coding sequence GTGACAGCTCCGCGCCAGCCGGCCCTCCGGGTCATCCAAGGCGGTCCCCTCCCGGACCGGCGAGACTTCCTGCGCGAGCTGTACACGCGGTACGGCGGCAGCGTGATGGGGCGCTGCCGCTATCTGTTGAAGGACGCGGCGAAGGCGGAGGACGCGATGCATGACGTCTTCGCGCGCGCCCTGAGCCACGCGGACGACTTCCGCGCGGACGCCTCGCCGCTGACGTGGTTGATGAAGATCGCCACCCACCACTGCCTCAACCAGCTGCGCTCGGAGCGCGCGGGATGGAGGCAGTGGTTCGAGCGCGACGCCGCCGCGCGCTCGGAGGGACACGGTGGCGACGGTGAGATGGAGACGCGGGATCTGGTGCGCCGGCTGCTGTCGAAGGTGGATGAGGAGACGCAGGCGGCGGTGGTCCACTACCACGTGGACGGGATGACCCTGGAAGAGGTGGCCGCGTTGCTGGGACGCTCGGTGCCCACCATCCGCAAGCGGCTGGAGCGCTTCGCCGAGCTGGGCGGAGAGGAGCTGAGGGTTCGATGA
- a CDS encoding ACP synthase: protein MSAHESEWTLRRLRAGELASPEAHRVRAHAAGCTTCGAVLKGLEENQARFEAELPFERFEAGVERALERQQRQPATRPAPRRWVPATVALAASLLVVVLAKPLLEEGPGRNRLKGGGDVAELRIGGGTGPQREARPDRPEALEPGERVMLGYKAGAHRYMAAVSVDAIGEVSALHPESGASVAVEPGEEVHWLEGSWELTGSGAERVVLVLGDEPFAVESLVEATRRAFAAAGGEVERMAPLDVKGAQTHWVLLKP, encoded by the coding sequence ATGAGCGCGCACGAGTCGGAGTGGACACTGCGCCGCCTGCGGGCCGGCGAGCTGGCCTCCCCCGAGGCCCACCGAGTCCGGGCCCACGCGGCCGGCTGCACGACCTGCGGCGCCGTGCTGAAAGGGCTCGAGGAGAACCAGGCCCGCTTCGAGGCGGAGCTCCCCTTCGAGCGCTTCGAGGCCGGCGTCGAGCGCGCCCTGGAGCGCCAGCAGCGGCAGCCAGCCACGCGCCCTGCGCCCCGGCGCTGGGTGCCCGCGACGGTGGCCCTGGCCGCGTCGCTGCTGGTGGTGGTGCTGGCGAAGCCGCTCCTGGAGGAGGGGCCTGGGAGGAACCGGCTCAAGGGTGGCGGCGACGTGGCGGAGCTGCGCATCGGCGGCGGCACGGGTCCGCAGCGAGAGGCGCGTCCGGACAGGCCCGAGGCGCTGGAGCCCGGTGAGCGGGTGATGCTGGGCTACAAGGCGGGCGCGCACCGGTACATGGCCGCGGTGTCCGTGGATGCCATCGGCGAGGTGTCGGCGCTGCATCCGGAGTCCGGCGCCAGCGTGGCGGTGGAGCCCGGCGAGGAGGTGCACTGGCTGGAGGGGAGCTGGGAGCTCACCGGCTCGGGCGCCGAGCGCGTGGTGCTGGTGCTGGGTGACGAACCCTTCGCGGTGGAGTCGCTGGTGGAGGCGACGCGGCGTGCCTTCGCGGCGGCGGGCGGCGAGGTGGAGCGGATGGCGCCGCTCGACGTGAAGGGCGCGCAGACGCACTGGGTGCTGCTCAAGCCATGA
- a CDS encoding caspase family protein, with the protein MSPSLFPLGRALGLALALTVASAAHADSLRRFALIAGNDEGGDETRPLRFARDDARKMHGLLARLGGVAPGDAKLLLNETSKDFLAALTELEARAKAAQDRGERTALLVYYSGHAKDGTLRLGNTRLGFDDLKRRLSNAPADIRIAILDSCRSGAMTRTKGARRAPAFEIESGAPRDARGLVILTSSAADEDSQESDALGGSYFSHHLASGLLGDADRSGDGRVTLFEAYSHAYARTVADTAASSGGAQHPTFSYDLAGNGDLVLTDLRAGGDGLVVPQVAPPGMYYFVDPAGLVVAELDKTDGVERRVALAPGTYRVKRRLPDKLRIGEVQVSRGQPVVLEESRLRDAPFSDDPVKGVSLDGGAWWTLGLSGAVQSYFDAPTRQSLFLSVGMLGVEAQLHDYFRRDWVWGVDVAMGRKQALLDLPTLSGPPYRYSVTSLGTTLASEWPQGRITPFVGARMAYLVMRRDFEEAAYPDQKYAMFSPGLVAGLRWQPLPRLHVTGRARLHYLLYTVDEQRSLGFWELGALLTYRP; encoded by the coding sequence ATGAGCCCGTCCCTCTTCCCTCTCGGGCGGGCCCTGGGCCTGGCGCTCGCGCTCACCGTGGCCTCTGCGGCGCACGCGGACAGCCTGCGCCGCTTCGCGCTGATTGCCGGCAACGACGAGGGCGGCGACGAGACACGGCCCCTGCGCTTCGCCCGAGACGACGCGCGCAAGATGCACGGGCTGTTGGCGCGGCTGGGCGGCGTGGCGCCCGGCGACGCGAAGCTCCTGCTCAACGAGACGTCGAAGGACTTCCTCGCGGCGCTCACGGAGCTGGAGGCGCGGGCGAAGGCGGCGCAGGACAGAGGCGAGCGCACGGCGCTGCTCGTCTATTACTCCGGCCACGCGAAGGACGGCACGCTGCGGCTGGGCAACACGCGCCTGGGCTTCGACGATTTGAAGCGCCGGCTGTCGAACGCGCCCGCGGACATCCGCATCGCGATTCTGGACTCGTGCCGCTCCGGGGCGATGACGCGCACCAAGGGCGCGCGGCGGGCCCCGGCCTTCGAAATCGAGTCCGGCGCGCCACGCGACGCGCGGGGCCTGGTCATCCTCACCTCCAGCGCGGCGGATGAGGACTCGCAGGAGTCGGACGCGCTGGGTGGCAGCTACTTCTCCCACCACCTGGCCAGCGGCCTGTTGGGTGACGCGGACCGCAGCGGCGATGGGCGGGTGACGCTGTTCGAGGCGTACTCGCATGCGTACGCGCGCACGGTGGCGGACACCGCGGCGAGCAGCGGCGGCGCGCAGCACCCCACGTTCAGCTACGACCTGGCGGGCAACGGCGACCTGGTGCTCACGGACCTGCGCGCGGGCGGCGACGGGCTGGTGGTGCCGCAGGTGGCGCCTCCGGGCATGTACTACTTCGTGGACCCGGCCGGGCTGGTGGTGGCGGAGCTGGACAAGACGGACGGCGTGGAGCGCCGCGTGGCCCTTGCGCCCGGCACCTACCGCGTGAAGCGCCGGCTCCCGGACAAGTTGCGCATCGGCGAGGTGCAGGTGTCGCGCGGCCAGCCCGTGGTGCTGGAGGAGTCGCGCTTGAGGGACGCGCCCTTCTCCGATGATCCGGTGAAGGGCGTGAGCCTGGATGGAGGGGCGTGGTGGACCTTGGGCCTGTCCGGCGCGGTGCAGTCCTACTTCGACGCGCCCACGCGACAGTCGCTGTTCCTCTCGGTGGGCATGTTGGGGGTGGAGGCGCAGCTCCATGACTACTTCCGGCGCGACTGGGTGTGGGGCGTGGACGTGGCGATGGGCCGCAAGCAGGCGCTGCTCGACTTGCCCACGTTGAGCGGGCCGCCGTACCGGTACTCGGTGACGAGCCTGGGCACGACGCTCGCTTCCGAGTGGCCCCAGGGACGCATCACCCCCTTCGTGGGCGCGCGAATGGCGTACCTCGTGATGCGGCGCGACTTCGAGGAGGCCGCGTATCCGGACCAGAAGTACGCGATGTTCTCGCCGGGACTCGTCGCGGGCCTGCGCTGGCAGCCCCTGCCGCGCCTGCACGTGACGGGACGTGCCCGGCTCCACTACCTGCTCTACACCGTGGACGAGCAACGCTCCCTGGGCTTCTGGGAGCTGGGCGCGCTCCTCACCTACCGGCCATGA